In Rhododendron vialii isolate Sample 1 chromosome 9a, ASM3025357v1, the following are encoded in one genomic region:
- the LOC131299960 gene encoding uncharacterized protein LOC131299960 isoform X4, whose translation MSLILLTQFQFGLMENRDGKDLYLSLSKKELQELCKRYGLSPYMTKPNLADALSSYLKGKNASPILQAESSSVRSASLISPLEYGSKSYKMVHAPKDSNWDINRHGEKRNRKMYSQNVKCSGKQNSEGAESYNKASGSRIDRDLEYPLYEVGENFRLPCKKRGTFVSQNELGCNEINFYREKSPKISFRNHSFSVPREVGESNAPLILHTNLDHGACLAENASPSSTKSPESIPSFEFYIRSEEGVNLIVDLNSSLSDWSKRLESELCCCHNLVDNKFGSLRKELQLLGKSNTAIKGSFLQNTDAKHEMKSGCAHSTEKGCETVVVDEENLHLLFSSPKSVVGNHVTSGAESDPTDRETIPVESSAKLSTNSLINSMLCGSKISLEHQNLEVGHKNCKELTGKNTCTDMVPSLVYPGSLLTGSVEPQSPEEVSHKDDSCSPCRNNNLLDVVDLTLDVETRDDEMQSPEVVSHKDDSCSPCRNNDLLDVVDLTLDVETRDDEMQSPEVVSHEDDSCCPCRDNNLLDVVDLTLDVETRDDELAYSSTCQDYVSACVDEREKSEVTDGVQTSESFQFTKLLEKTSEDSEAYNVVKRKVQHCKVSSSSG comes from the exons ATGAGCTTGATTCTTTTAACCCAGTTTCA GTTCGGACTGATGGAAAATAGGGATGGCAAGGATTTATATCTCAGCCTTTCCAAAAAAGAGCTTCAAGAATTGTGCAAGAGATATGGTTTGTCCCCATATATGACGAAACCCAATTTAGCCGATGCTCTTTCTTCATACTTGAAG GGGAAGAATGCTAGTCCAATATTACAAGCGGAAAGCTCAAGTGTGCGTTCTGCATCTTTGATATCACCTCTGGAGTATGGATCAAAATCCTATAAGATGGTGCATGCTCCAAAAG ATAGCAATTGGGATATCAACCGTCATGGggagaaaagaaacagaaaaatgtATTCTCAAAATGTTAAATGCAGTGGAAAACAAAATTCCGAGGGAGCTGAAAGTTATAATaag GCTTCAGGTTCTAGAATTGATCGGGACTTGGAGTATCCCTTATATGAAGTTGGAGAGAATTTTCGCTTACCCTGCAAAAAGAGAGGAACTTTTGTCTCACAAAATGAACTTGGATGCAATGAGATCAATTTTTACAGAGAAAAGTCCCCCAAGATTAGCTTCCGTAACCACAGTTTTTCTGTTCCAAGGGAAGTTGGGGAAAGCAATGCACCACTGATTCTACATACAAATTTGGACCATGGTGCATGTCTGGCAGAAAATGCGTCTCCTTCCTCTACAAAATCTCCGGAGTCCATTCCTTCTTTCGAGTTTTATATTCGTTCGGAAGAGGGCGTTAACCTTATTGTTGATTTGAATTCAAGCCTATCAGATTGGTCTAAGAGATTGGAGAGTGAGCTGTGTTGTTGCCACAATTTGGTTGATAACAAATTTGGAAGTCTTCGCAAGGAGCTTCAACTTTTGGGAAAGAGCAACACAGCAATAAAAGGTTCATTTTTACAGAATACAGATGCAAAGCATGAGATGAAAAGTGGCTGTGCACATTCAACTGAGAAAGGATGTGAAACTGTTGTGGTTGATGAAGAAAATTTACATTTACTCTTCTCTTCACCTAAGTCTGTTGTTGGGAACCATGTGACTTCTGGTGCAGAGTCTGATCCAACAGACAGAGAGACAATTCCTGTTGAATCAAGTGCGAAATTGTCAACTAATTCTCTTATTAATTCTATGCTGTGCGGTTCGAAAATTTCATTGGAGCATCAGAATTTGGAGGTTGGTCATAAAAATTGTAAGGAGTTAACCGGGAAAAATACTTGCACTGACATGGTCCCTAGTCTGGTCTATCCTGGATCTTTGTTGACAGGCTCAGTTGAACCGCAGTCACCAGAAGAAGTTagccacaaagatgattcatgTTCTCCTTGCAGAAATAATAATTTGCTAGATGTGGTTGATCTGACGCTTGATGTGGAAACAAGAGATGATGAAATGCAGTCACCAGAAGTTGTTagccacaaagatgattcatgTTCTCCTTGCAGAAATAATGATTTGCTAGATGTGGTTGATCTGACGCTTGATGTGGAAACTAGAGATGATGAAATGCAGTCACCAGAAGTTGTTAGCCACGAAGATGATTCATGTTGTCCTTGCAGAGATAATAATTTGCTAGATGTGGTTGATCTGACGCTTGATGTGGAAACAAGAGATGATGAATTGGCTTATTCAAGCACTTGTCAAGACTATGTGTCTGCTTGTGTTGATGAAAGG GAAAAGAGTGAAGTTACGGATGGGGTACAAACTTCAGA ATCCTTTCAGTTCACTAAGTTGTTGGAGAAAACATCAGAGGATTCAGAAGCTTATAATGTAGTAAAGAGAAAGGTGCAGCATTGTAAGG TGAGCTCTAGCAGTGGGTGA
- the LOC131299960 gene encoding uncharacterized protein LOC131299960 isoform X3 — MSLILLTQFQFGLMENRDGKDLYLSLSKKELQELCKRYGLSPYMTKPNLADALSSYLKGKNASPILQAESSSVRSASLISPLEYGSKSYKMVHAPKDSNWDINRHGEKRNRKMYSQNVKCSGKQNSEGAESYNKASGSRIDRDLEYPLYEVGENFRLPCKKRGTFVSQNELGCNEINFYREKSPKISFRNHSFSVPREVGESNAPLILHTNLDHGACLAENASPSSTKSPESIPSFEFYIRSEEGVNLIVDLNSSLSDWSKRLESELCCCHNLVDNKFGSLRKELQLLGKSNTAIKGSFLQNTDAKHEMKSGCAHSTEKGCETVVVDEENLHLLFSSPKSVVGNHVTSGAESDPTDRETIPVESSAKLSTNSLINSMLCGSKISLEHQNLEVGHKNCKELTGKNTCTDMVPSLVYPGSLLTGSVEPQSPEEVSHKDDSCSPCRNNNLLDVVDLTLDVETRDDEMQSPEVVSHKDDSCSPCRNNDLLDVVDLTLDVETRDDEMQSPEVVSHEDDSCCPCRDNNLLDVVDLTLDVETRDDELAYSSTCQDYVSACVDEREKSEVTDGVQTSESFQFTKLLEKTSEDSEAYNVVKRKVQHCKGKYLKVCHVYNARTLRSRKHLMERVLPRRSMRVVPK; from the exons ATGAGCTTGATTCTTTTAACCCAGTTTCA GTTCGGACTGATGGAAAATAGGGATGGCAAGGATTTATATCTCAGCCTTTCCAAAAAAGAGCTTCAAGAATTGTGCAAGAGATATGGTTTGTCCCCATATATGACGAAACCCAATTTAGCCGATGCTCTTTCTTCATACTTGAAG GGGAAGAATGCTAGTCCAATATTACAAGCGGAAAGCTCAAGTGTGCGTTCTGCATCTTTGATATCACCTCTGGAGTATGGATCAAAATCCTATAAGATGGTGCATGCTCCAAAAG ATAGCAATTGGGATATCAACCGTCATGGggagaaaagaaacagaaaaatgtATTCTCAAAATGTTAAATGCAGTGGAAAACAAAATTCCGAGGGAGCTGAAAGTTATAATaag GCTTCAGGTTCTAGAATTGATCGGGACTTGGAGTATCCCTTATATGAAGTTGGAGAGAATTTTCGCTTACCCTGCAAAAAGAGAGGAACTTTTGTCTCACAAAATGAACTTGGATGCAATGAGATCAATTTTTACAGAGAAAAGTCCCCCAAGATTAGCTTCCGTAACCACAGTTTTTCTGTTCCAAGGGAAGTTGGGGAAAGCAATGCACCACTGATTCTACATACAAATTTGGACCATGGTGCATGTCTGGCAGAAAATGCGTCTCCTTCCTCTACAAAATCTCCGGAGTCCATTCCTTCTTTCGAGTTTTATATTCGTTCGGAAGAGGGCGTTAACCTTATTGTTGATTTGAATTCAAGCCTATCAGATTGGTCTAAGAGATTGGAGAGTGAGCTGTGTTGTTGCCACAATTTGGTTGATAACAAATTTGGAAGTCTTCGCAAGGAGCTTCAACTTTTGGGAAAGAGCAACACAGCAATAAAAGGTTCATTTTTACAGAATACAGATGCAAAGCATGAGATGAAAAGTGGCTGTGCACATTCAACTGAGAAAGGATGTGAAACTGTTGTGGTTGATGAAGAAAATTTACATTTACTCTTCTCTTCACCTAAGTCTGTTGTTGGGAACCATGTGACTTCTGGTGCAGAGTCTGATCCAACAGACAGAGAGACAATTCCTGTTGAATCAAGTGCGAAATTGTCAACTAATTCTCTTATTAATTCTATGCTGTGCGGTTCGAAAATTTCATTGGAGCATCAGAATTTGGAGGTTGGTCATAAAAATTGTAAGGAGTTAACCGGGAAAAATACTTGCACTGACATGGTCCCTAGTCTGGTCTATCCTGGATCTTTGTTGACAGGCTCAGTTGAACCGCAGTCACCAGAAGAAGTTagccacaaagatgattcatgTTCTCCTTGCAGAAATAATAATTTGCTAGATGTGGTTGATCTGACGCTTGATGTGGAAACAAGAGATGATGAAATGCAGTCACCAGAAGTTGTTagccacaaagatgattcatgTTCTCCTTGCAGAAATAATGATTTGCTAGATGTGGTTGATCTGACGCTTGATGTGGAAACTAGAGATGATGAAATGCAGTCACCAGAAGTTGTTAGCCACGAAGATGATTCATGTTGTCCTTGCAGAGATAATAATTTGCTAGATGTGGTTGATCTGACGCTTGATGTGGAAACAAGAGATGATGAATTGGCTTATTCAAGCACTTGTCAAGACTATGTGTCTGCTTGTGTTGATGAAAGG GAAAAGAGTGAAGTTACGGATGGGGTACAAACTTCAGA ATCCTTTCAGTTCACTAAGTTGTTGGAGAAAACATCAGAGGATTCAGAAGCTTATAATGTAGTAAAGAGAAAGGTGCAGCATTGTAAGGGTAAATATCTGAAAGTCTGTCATGTATATAATGCTAGGACTCTAAGAAGCAGAAAGCATCTTATGGAGAGAGTTCTCCCTAGAAGATCCATGCGGGTAGTTCCTAAG TGA
- the LOC131299960 gene encoding uncharacterized protein LOC131299960 isoform X1, with product MSLILLTQFQFGLMENRDGKDLYLSLSKKELQELCKRYGLSPYMTKPNLADALSSYLKGKNASPILQAESSSVRSASLISPLEYGSKSYKMVHAPKDSNWDINRHGEKRNRKMYSQNVKCSGKQNSEGAESYNKASGSRIDRDLEYPLYEVGENFRLPCKKRGTFVSQNELGCNEINFYREKSPKISFRNHSFSVPREVGESNAPLILHTNLDHGACLAENASPSSTKSPESIPSFEFYIRSEEGVNLIVDLNSSLSDWSKRLESELCCCHNLVDNKFGSLRKELQLLGKSNTAIKGSFLQNTDAKHEMKSGCAHSTEKGCETVVVDEENLHLLFSSPKSVVGNHVTSGAESDPTDRETIPVESSAKLSTNSLINSMLCGSKISLEHQNLEVGHKNCKELTGKNTCTDMVPSLVYPGSLLTGSVEPQSPEEVSHKDDSCSPCRNNNLLDVVDLTLDVETRDDEMQSPEVVSHKDDSCSPCRNNDLLDVVDLTLDVETRDDEMQSPEVVSHEDDSCCPCRDNNLLDVVDLTLDVETRDDELAYSSTCQDYVSACVDEREKSEVTDGVQTSESFQFTKLLEKTSEDSEAYNVVKRKVQHCKGKYLKVCHVYNARTLRSRKHLMERVLPRRSMRVVPKVRISLTAYGSIMLLG from the exons ATGAGCTTGATTCTTTTAACCCAGTTTCA GTTCGGACTGATGGAAAATAGGGATGGCAAGGATTTATATCTCAGCCTTTCCAAAAAAGAGCTTCAAGAATTGTGCAAGAGATATGGTTTGTCCCCATATATGACGAAACCCAATTTAGCCGATGCTCTTTCTTCATACTTGAAG GGGAAGAATGCTAGTCCAATATTACAAGCGGAAAGCTCAAGTGTGCGTTCTGCATCTTTGATATCACCTCTGGAGTATGGATCAAAATCCTATAAGATGGTGCATGCTCCAAAAG ATAGCAATTGGGATATCAACCGTCATGGggagaaaagaaacagaaaaatgtATTCTCAAAATGTTAAATGCAGTGGAAAACAAAATTCCGAGGGAGCTGAAAGTTATAATaag GCTTCAGGTTCTAGAATTGATCGGGACTTGGAGTATCCCTTATATGAAGTTGGAGAGAATTTTCGCTTACCCTGCAAAAAGAGAGGAACTTTTGTCTCACAAAATGAACTTGGATGCAATGAGATCAATTTTTACAGAGAAAAGTCCCCCAAGATTAGCTTCCGTAACCACAGTTTTTCTGTTCCAAGGGAAGTTGGGGAAAGCAATGCACCACTGATTCTACATACAAATTTGGACCATGGTGCATGTCTGGCAGAAAATGCGTCTCCTTCCTCTACAAAATCTCCGGAGTCCATTCCTTCTTTCGAGTTTTATATTCGTTCGGAAGAGGGCGTTAACCTTATTGTTGATTTGAATTCAAGCCTATCAGATTGGTCTAAGAGATTGGAGAGTGAGCTGTGTTGTTGCCACAATTTGGTTGATAACAAATTTGGAAGTCTTCGCAAGGAGCTTCAACTTTTGGGAAAGAGCAACACAGCAATAAAAGGTTCATTTTTACAGAATACAGATGCAAAGCATGAGATGAAAAGTGGCTGTGCACATTCAACTGAGAAAGGATGTGAAACTGTTGTGGTTGATGAAGAAAATTTACATTTACTCTTCTCTTCACCTAAGTCTGTTGTTGGGAACCATGTGACTTCTGGTGCAGAGTCTGATCCAACAGACAGAGAGACAATTCCTGTTGAATCAAGTGCGAAATTGTCAACTAATTCTCTTATTAATTCTATGCTGTGCGGTTCGAAAATTTCATTGGAGCATCAGAATTTGGAGGTTGGTCATAAAAATTGTAAGGAGTTAACCGGGAAAAATACTTGCACTGACATGGTCCCTAGTCTGGTCTATCCTGGATCTTTGTTGACAGGCTCAGTTGAACCGCAGTCACCAGAAGAAGTTagccacaaagatgattcatgTTCTCCTTGCAGAAATAATAATTTGCTAGATGTGGTTGATCTGACGCTTGATGTGGAAACAAGAGATGATGAAATGCAGTCACCAGAAGTTGTTagccacaaagatgattcatgTTCTCCTTGCAGAAATAATGATTTGCTAGATGTGGTTGATCTGACGCTTGATGTGGAAACTAGAGATGATGAAATGCAGTCACCAGAAGTTGTTAGCCACGAAGATGATTCATGTTGTCCTTGCAGAGATAATAATTTGCTAGATGTGGTTGATCTGACGCTTGATGTGGAAACAAGAGATGATGAATTGGCTTATTCAAGCACTTGTCAAGACTATGTGTCTGCTTGTGTTGATGAAAGG GAAAAGAGTGAAGTTACGGATGGGGTACAAACTTCAGA ATCCTTTCAGTTCACTAAGTTGTTGGAGAAAACATCAGAGGATTCAGAAGCTTATAATGTAGTAAAGAGAAAGGTGCAGCATTGTAAGGGTAAATATCTGAAAGTCTGTCATGTATATAATGCTAGGACTCTAAGAAGCAGAAAGCATCTTATGGAGAGAGTTCTCCCTAGAAGATCCATGCGGGTAGTTCCTAAGGTTCGGATTTCATTGACTGCTTATGGTTCCATTATGTTGCTTGGATAA
- the LOC131299960 gene encoding uncharacterized protein LOC131299960 isoform X5, with protein sequence MSLILLTQFQFGLMENRDGKDLYLSLSKKELQELCKRYGLSPYMTKPNLADALSSYLKGKNASPILQAESSSVRSASLISPLEYGSKSYKMVHAPKDSNWDINRHGEKRNRKMYSQNVKCSGKQNSEGAESYNKASGSRIDRDLEYPLYEVGENFRLPCKKRGTFVSQNELGCNEINFYREKSPKISFRNHSFSVPREVGESNAPLILHTNLDHGACLAENASPSSTKSPESIPSFEFYIRSEEGVNLIVDLNSSLSDWSKRLESELCCCHNLVDNKFGSLRKELQLLGKSNTAIKGSFLQNTDAKHEMKSGCAHSTEKGCETVVVDEENLHLLFSSPKSVVGNHVTSGAESDPTDRETIPVESSAKLSTNSLINSMLCGSKISLEHQNLEVGHKNCKELTGKNTCTDMVPSLVYPGSLLTGSVEPQSPEEVSHKDDSCSPCRNNNLLDVVDLTLDVETRDDEMQSPEVVSHKDDSCSPCRNNDLLDVVDLTLDVETRDDEMQSPEVVSHEDDSCCPCRDNNLLDVVDLTLDVETRDDELAYSSTCQDYVSACVDER encoded by the exons ATGAGCTTGATTCTTTTAACCCAGTTTCA GTTCGGACTGATGGAAAATAGGGATGGCAAGGATTTATATCTCAGCCTTTCCAAAAAAGAGCTTCAAGAATTGTGCAAGAGATATGGTTTGTCCCCATATATGACGAAACCCAATTTAGCCGATGCTCTTTCTTCATACTTGAAG GGGAAGAATGCTAGTCCAATATTACAAGCGGAAAGCTCAAGTGTGCGTTCTGCATCTTTGATATCACCTCTGGAGTATGGATCAAAATCCTATAAGATGGTGCATGCTCCAAAAG ATAGCAATTGGGATATCAACCGTCATGGggagaaaagaaacagaaaaatgtATTCTCAAAATGTTAAATGCAGTGGAAAACAAAATTCCGAGGGAGCTGAAAGTTATAATaag GCTTCAGGTTCTAGAATTGATCGGGACTTGGAGTATCCCTTATATGAAGTTGGAGAGAATTTTCGCTTACCCTGCAAAAAGAGAGGAACTTTTGTCTCACAAAATGAACTTGGATGCAATGAGATCAATTTTTACAGAGAAAAGTCCCCCAAGATTAGCTTCCGTAACCACAGTTTTTCTGTTCCAAGGGAAGTTGGGGAAAGCAATGCACCACTGATTCTACATACAAATTTGGACCATGGTGCATGTCTGGCAGAAAATGCGTCTCCTTCCTCTACAAAATCTCCGGAGTCCATTCCTTCTTTCGAGTTTTATATTCGTTCGGAAGAGGGCGTTAACCTTATTGTTGATTTGAATTCAAGCCTATCAGATTGGTCTAAGAGATTGGAGAGTGAGCTGTGTTGTTGCCACAATTTGGTTGATAACAAATTTGGAAGTCTTCGCAAGGAGCTTCAACTTTTGGGAAAGAGCAACACAGCAATAAAAGGTTCATTTTTACAGAATACAGATGCAAAGCATGAGATGAAAAGTGGCTGTGCACATTCAACTGAGAAAGGATGTGAAACTGTTGTGGTTGATGAAGAAAATTTACATTTACTCTTCTCTTCACCTAAGTCTGTTGTTGGGAACCATGTGACTTCTGGTGCAGAGTCTGATCCAACAGACAGAGAGACAATTCCTGTTGAATCAAGTGCGAAATTGTCAACTAATTCTCTTATTAATTCTATGCTGTGCGGTTCGAAAATTTCATTGGAGCATCAGAATTTGGAGGTTGGTCATAAAAATTGTAAGGAGTTAACCGGGAAAAATACTTGCACTGACATGGTCCCTAGTCTGGTCTATCCTGGATCTTTGTTGACAGGCTCAGTTGAACCGCAGTCACCAGAAGAAGTTagccacaaagatgattcatgTTCTCCTTGCAGAAATAATAATTTGCTAGATGTGGTTGATCTGACGCTTGATGTGGAAACAAGAGATGATGAAATGCAGTCACCAGAAGTTGTTagccacaaagatgattcatgTTCTCCTTGCAGAAATAATGATTTGCTAGATGTGGTTGATCTGACGCTTGATGTGGAAACTAGAGATGATGAAATGCAGTCACCAGAAGTTGTTAGCCACGAAGATGATTCATGTTGTCCTTGCAGAGATAATAATTTGCTAGATGTGGTTGATCTGACGCTTGATGTGGAAACAAGAGATGATGAATTGGCTTATTCAAGCACTTGTCAAGACTATGTGTCTGCTTGTGTTGATGAAAGG TGA
- the LOC131299960 gene encoding uncharacterized protein LOC131299960 isoform X2, producing MENRDGKDLYLSLSKKELQELCKRYGLSPYMTKPNLADALSSYLKGKNASPILQAESSSVRSASLISPLEYGSKSYKMVHAPKDSNWDINRHGEKRNRKMYSQNVKCSGKQNSEGAESYNKASGSRIDRDLEYPLYEVGENFRLPCKKRGTFVSQNELGCNEINFYREKSPKISFRNHSFSVPREVGESNAPLILHTNLDHGACLAENASPSSTKSPESIPSFEFYIRSEEGVNLIVDLNSSLSDWSKRLESELCCCHNLVDNKFGSLRKELQLLGKSNTAIKGSFLQNTDAKHEMKSGCAHSTEKGCETVVVDEENLHLLFSSPKSVVGNHVTSGAESDPTDRETIPVESSAKLSTNSLINSMLCGSKISLEHQNLEVGHKNCKELTGKNTCTDMVPSLVYPGSLLTGSVEPQSPEEVSHKDDSCSPCRNNNLLDVVDLTLDVETRDDEMQSPEVVSHKDDSCSPCRNNDLLDVVDLTLDVETRDDEMQSPEVVSHEDDSCCPCRDNNLLDVVDLTLDVETRDDELAYSSTCQDYVSACVDEREKSEVTDGVQTSESFQFTKLLEKTSEDSEAYNVVKRKVQHCKGKYLKVCHVYNARTLRSRKHLMERVLPRRSMRVVPKVRISLTAYGSIMLLG from the exons ATGGAAAATAGGGATGGCAAGGATTTATATCTCAGCCTTTCCAAAAAAGAGCTTCAAGAATTGTGCAAGAGATATGGTTTGTCCCCATATATGACGAAACCCAATTTAGCCGATGCTCTTTCTTCATACTTGAAG GGGAAGAATGCTAGTCCAATATTACAAGCGGAAAGCTCAAGTGTGCGTTCTGCATCTTTGATATCACCTCTGGAGTATGGATCAAAATCCTATAAGATGGTGCATGCTCCAAAAG ATAGCAATTGGGATATCAACCGTCATGGggagaaaagaaacagaaaaatgtATTCTCAAAATGTTAAATGCAGTGGAAAACAAAATTCCGAGGGAGCTGAAAGTTATAATaag GCTTCAGGTTCTAGAATTGATCGGGACTTGGAGTATCCCTTATATGAAGTTGGAGAGAATTTTCGCTTACCCTGCAAAAAGAGAGGAACTTTTGTCTCACAAAATGAACTTGGATGCAATGAGATCAATTTTTACAGAGAAAAGTCCCCCAAGATTAGCTTCCGTAACCACAGTTTTTCTGTTCCAAGGGAAGTTGGGGAAAGCAATGCACCACTGATTCTACATACAAATTTGGACCATGGTGCATGTCTGGCAGAAAATGCGTCTCCTTCCTCTACAAAATCTCCGGAGTCCATTCCTTCTTTCGAGTTTTATATTCGTTCGGAAGAGGGCGTTAACCTTATTGTTGATTTGAATTCAAGCCTATCAGATTGGTCTAAGAGATTGGAGAGTGAGCTGTGTTGTTGCCACAATTTGGTTGATAACAAATTTGGAAGTCTTCGCAAGGAGCTTCAACTTTTGGGAAAGAGCAACACAGCAATAAAAGGTTCATTTTTACAGAATACAGATGCAAAGCATGAGATGAAAAGTGGCTGTGCACATTCAACTGAGAAAGGATGTGAAACTGTTGTGGTTGATGAAGAAAATTTACATTTACTCTTCTCTTCACCTAAGTCTGTTGTTGGGAACCATGTGACTTCTGGTGCAGAGTCTGATCCAACAGACAGAGAGACAATTCCTGTTGAATCAAGTGCGAAATTGTCAACTAATTCTCTTATTAATTCTATGCTGTGCGGTTCGAAAATTTCATTGGAGCATCAGAATTTGGAGGTTGGTCATAAAAATTGTAAGGAGTTAACCGGGAAAAATACTTGCACTGACATGGTCCCTAGTCTGGTCTATCCTGGATCTTTGTTGACAGGCTCAGTTGAACCGCAGTCACCAGAAGAAGTTagccacaaagatgattcatgTTCTCCTTGCAGAAATAATAATTTGCTAGATGTGGTTGATCTGACGCTTGATGTGGAAACAAGAGATGATGAAATGCAGTCACCAGAAGTTGTTagccacaaagatgattcatgTTCTCCTTGCAGAAATAATGATTTGCTAGATGTGGTTGATCTGACGCTTGATGTGGAAACTAGAGATGATGAAATGCAGTCACCAGAAGTTGTTAGCCACGAAGATGATTCATGTTGTCCTTGCAGAGATAATAATTTGCTAGATGTGGTTGATCTGACGCTTGATGTGGAAACAAGAGATGATGAATTGGCTTATTCAAGCACTTGTCAAGACTATGTGTCTGCTTGTGTTGATGAAAGG GAAAAGAGTGAAGTTACGGATGGGGTACAAACTTCAGA ATCCTTTCAGTTCACTAAGTTGTTGGAGAAAACATCAGAGGATTCAGAAGCTTATAATGTAGTAAAGAGAAAGGTGCAGCATTGTAAGGGTAAATATCTGAAAGTCTGTCATGTATATAATGCTAGGACTCTAAGAAGCAGAAAGCATCTTATGGAGAGAGTTCTCCCTAGAAGATCCATGCGGGTAGTTCCTAAGGTTCGGATTTCATTGACTGCTTATGGTTCCATTATGTTGCTTGGATAA
- the LOC131299964 gene encoding transcription initiation factor TFIID subunit 7-like: MEEQFILRVPPSVAERIDRLLSENASSSSDDKSLDLSFSEDGRSGTFMIGNERFPTSLLDLPSIVESYKTYDDSVLIKTADIGQVIMVREEGDAAPDVVEYKHGLTPPMRDARRRRFRREPDLHPELVQRVEKDLVNIMAGGTAENAEDGGINARSNASKKAMAPPPAAKPDVPDGGGNVTEPPRSDGSDSDESDDSL, translated from the exons atGGAGGAGCAGTTCATCCTCAGAGTTCCACCTTCCGTTGCTGAGCGGATAGACCGGCTTCTCTCCGAAAacgcttcttcttcttccgaTGATAAATCACTCGACCTATCCTTTTCTG AGGATGGCAGGAGTGGAACATTTATGATAGGCAATGAGCGTTTTCCGACATCCCTCTTAGATCTTCCATCCATTGTGGAATCCTACAAAACTTACGATGATAGTGTGCTTATCAAAACTGCTGACATTGGTCAA GTGATTATGGTAAGAGAAGAGGGTGATGCTGCACCAGATGTGGTGGAGTACAAACATGGCCTCACCCCTCCAATGAGGGATGCTCGAAGGAGAAGGTTTCGTCGGGAGCCAGACCTACAT CCTGAGCTAGTGCAGCGCGTTGAGAAAGATCTGGTGAACATAATGGCTGGAGGAACTGCTGAGAAT GCGGAAGATGGTGGCATCAATGCTCGTAGTAATGCGTCTAAGAAAGCTATGGCGCCACCTCCTGCAGCAAAGCCCGACGTTCCAGATGGTGGAGGAAATGTCACGGAGCCTCCGAGAAGTGACGGAAGCGATTCTGATGAATCTGATGATTCATTGTAA
- the LOC131299530 gene encoding uncharacterized protein LOC131299530, with protein MKRVYTSMGVCPQHDLLWETLTAREHLLFYGRLKNLKGPALHRAVEESLRSVNLLNGGVADKQAGKYSGGMKRRLSVAISLIGDPKVVYMDEPSTGLDPASRSELWKVVMHLLIGGREIGKGTKGQTRCAENPRKSVVPRTRARPSSIVADSGGKQLRVTPRNVKGGAKLKQREMVPNDAIVEDTPPSKIAKNSLKCLKAQENHDVEGSSKTRARFGSVPRGFKAKHPQLDVVESTPKRTRFDSVARGIKAKHPRSMKPRVENMGEMRETAYRASLRVLEDTGKICQCHL; from the exons ATGAAAAGAGTATATACCAGCATGGGTGTTTGTCCACAACATGA CTTACTTTGGGAAACACTTACCGCAAGGGAGCACCTGCTTTTTTATGGTAGGCTCAAGAATCTCAAAGGTCCCGCCTTACACCGA GCAGTGGAAGAATCTCTTAGAAGCGTCAATCTACTTAATGGAGGGGTTGCTGATAAGCAAGCTGGTAAATACAGTGGAGGCATGAAAAGGAGGCTTAGTGTCGCCATTTCGCTTATTGGAGACCCCAAA GTTGTCTACATGGATGAGCCGAGTACTGGACTGGATCCAGCTTCAAGAAGCGAATTATGGAAAGTTGTGATGCATTTACTGATCGGGGGGAGAGAGATCGGAAAAGGAACGAAAGGGCAAACTAGATGT GCAGAGAACCCAAGGAAGTCCGTTGTCCCGAGAACCAGAGCAAGGCCGTCGTCCATTGTTGCGGATTCCGGCGGCAAACAACTGC GAGTTACCCCTCGTAATGTGAAAGGGGGAGCTAAGTTGAAACAAAGAGAAATGGTTCCAAATGATGCAATAGTGGAGGATACGCCACCTTCAAAGATAGCGAAGAATAGTTTAAAATGTTTGAAAGCCCAAGAAAATCATGATGTGGAAGGGTCCTCGAAGACACGGGCAAGATTTGGGAGTGTACCACGAGGGTTTAAGGCCAAACATCCTCAACTTGATGTGGTAGAGTCCACGCCGAAACGCACAAGATTTGATAGTGTAGCGCGAGGAATTAAGGCCAAACATCCTCGTTCGATGAAACCGCGAGTTGAAAATATGGGAGAAATGCGTGAGACAGCATATCGTGCAAGCCTAAGGGTCCTCGAAGACACGGGCAAGATTTGCCAATGCCATTTGTGA